GGGCTTTCGGAACTTCATCCTGCGCGGCAACGTGGTGGACCTCGCCGTCGGCGTGGTGATCGGCGCGGCCTTCGGCGGGGTGGTCAGCTCCTTCTCGAACGGGTTCATCAACCCGCTGATTCAGGCGCTCACGGGCGGCGGCCCGGAGATCGGCGGGTCCTTCGTGGTCAATCAGGCCCGCTTCAACTACGGCGCGTTCATCACGGCGGTGATCAACTTCCTTCTGGTGGCCGCCATCCTGTACTTCTTCGTCGTGATGCCCCTCAACCGCCTCAACGAACGTTTCAAGCGCGAGGAGAAGCCCGCCGTCGCCGAGCCGAGCAACGAGGAAAAGCTGCTCGCCGAAATCCGCGACGAACTGCGCGCCACGCGGGGCGGCGCGGGCACGGGAGGCTCCCCCGGCCTGTCGTGACGTGAGGGCGGACGCCCGAGCGGGTGTCCCTGAGCAGGTGTAAGGTGAGCCATGCCCAGCAAACAGGCGGCGACGGCGGAATGGAAGACCCGTGCCCTGGAACTCGCCGAGCAGATCGTCCACCGCGCGCTCGACAAGCCCGCAAGCCTGGAGGAAGCCCTGGCCTACGCGCGGGCCGTCCGCGAGGTCTACAGTGCCCTGCTGGGGGAGACCCCGGCGGAGGACCGCCCGGCGAGGAAGACGACCTGAGACTGAGGGGGTGGCCAGCAGCGGCCAGCAGCGGCCAGCAGCGGCCAGCTTCCAGCCGCCAGCCACCGGAATACTCTTCTCTCCGTCAAGACCCGTGGTGTGGGCTGTCCCTGTGCCGCCCGCCGCCGCGCCCCGGTCCCAAAGGGCAACGCACCGTAAATAGCCCCTGACCCCGCCGCAGGCTGAGGTTGGTAGGCTGTGAATCCTATGGCCGCCCGGCACCCCTTCCATACCCTCCCCGACTCCCAGCGTCTTCCCGGCGGGCAGGCCCGATGAGCGGCGGTCTCGTCGCGCTGCTCGACGACGTGGCGGCCATCGCCCGGCTCGCGGCGGCCTCCATCGACGACATCGGGGCCGCCGCGAGCAAGGCGGGGGTCAAGGCCATCGGTGTGGTGGTGGACGACACGGCGGTGACGCCGCGTTACGTCACGGG
This genomic stretch from Deinococcus sp. YIM 134068 harbors:
- the mscL gene encoding large conductance mechanosensitive channel protein MscL — its product is MIEGFRNFILRGNVVDLAVGVVIGAAFGGVVSSFSNGFINPLIQALTGGGPEIGGSFVVNQARFNYGAFITAVINFLLVAAILYFFVVMPLNRLNERFKREEKPAVAEPSNEEKLLAEIRDELRATRGGAGTGGSPGLS